The sequence AAAAAATTGACGAATTTCCGACGATggaaattattataaatatagatGGATTATCTTccaatatttgttaaaagaaaattgACAAATTTTTTATGACAAAAGTCATTACCAATATTGATAAAATGTCGTCGAATTAGCGCTAAAAATTTCTGATTAATTTTCAATGACAAAATGATTATTAATACCGATGGACTGTCATCAGAACAGATTTCCCATTGACGGACTTTAATACTAGTGTCAAGGGAATATCGTCGGATTTCCATTGGAAATTTCTGACGAAATTCTAACAAATACCATTTTTATTGGAATTTATGAAAAATCGGTCAGAAATTCTGTTGGAGTCCAACAATCCGATTAAAAGGGAGACACTAAAAAACATGAAGGAAAAGATATATCAAGTATTAgggctaattttttttttgtattaggGTTAATTAACTTCATACAATAGTATTAGACTATTAGGGTTAATATGTTGAATAATTAAATTGTGGATGCAATAGCAtgctcatcttttttttttttacttttaatcaCCGGATATCCATTTAAAACCTGCAGTGGATGTCCAATTGTAAACATGGCTTGTTCTCTATGTTCAAATGCTGTTTAGGAAGGGTTTTGAGCTGCTCGTCCGATCCGTACATGTTGTGGATATGTAtactttttttaaatatattgtgGAGGAATTTCTTtcgtaatatttttaaaaagctaTGTATACATATAGTTTGGCACAATCAAATCAACTCTAACATCTTACAATTTTATATggtaaatacaagaaatttatcGCATCCATTTTGGCGTGAAGAAAACAGAAGCAACATGCACATGGAAAGGGTCTTAATAATTCATTAACAATAATCTtaactagagattgacccgcacacccgtgcgggtgttaatttttactttcttataaatcgatattttatttttatttttatgtttagtattatatattttatgtatcataatataattaattgcataagtacttttagatttctatacatcataatcgaacctgaatcaaatagagtaatatgattacttttggttatttggttatttttagtttaatttgaatTCAATATACCCGAATTGAATCGGTTAATATTCTTACTGTTCATACAAATATCCGTACAGGCGTCAAATACAttagtttttggatatttgtaggTTTGTATATATTAAGACTGAATTCATCTAGACCCGATTCGAAACacacatgaaaatttataataccgaAATGAAGtctagtttcaaaactcaaaaagcatAATAACCCAAAGAAATAACTCGTAGCTGAATAGTTATCCGAATGTCCATGTCTAACCGatacataagtaaataaaaaaaatatttgttaaccATTTTAAATTCTTATCACAAATAGAGTGGTTTCATTCAAATATGTcgaattattatagttaatatgtaaataatcctggcaaaatattatagtaaatataattaatgagatagttaaaaagtgagaaaatgaatataaaagataaaataaaaaaattgaaaacaaataagttttgtttttcatgtcactattatatatcatctatacgtcatcatataattaatcatattttatatgtaccataatataagtaatcatataattaatgttattttatacgtaccatcatataaataatcacatatattatatttataaacttaatatgaaatataaaaaccataatttaagttggtgtttttaattaagttatgtattgtatttttcttatatatagtgaaaatatattttttaaatggttattggaaaatattttagtaaacttttaaaaaaatatatgtatatatatatttgaatcaattatttatataaattaattttaaattattattttgatttgaattttgtatagaaataattaaaattgagaaaatgaatgtaaaagataaaataaaaatggaaaacaaataaattttgttttgtacttctgtaataaatgatattaacttatttagtaaatataatagatGAAGGGTTATAATTGATTAACAATagaataaaaatcttttaaaaaatcaattaagataagcaagtattattttgtactgttatccatgtttccaaacaattctcatttatactattatccaagtttccaaacaactctcaaatgtacttcagttttaataatatagataaaacGTAACTAGTGCTTTTGCTCTGTTTCCCGCGAAATAAGTAAGCGTTAccatttgaaaatttattacattttttcaCTGGCTATGTAACAATTGATTCAATTGCGTGTGATCCAGGTATAGAGGGACTTCACTTCATAGCCAAAGGCCTAACATTCCGTAACACGGCTGGTCCGGCCAAAGGCCAGGCCGTGGCACTCCGGTCATCCTCAGACCTCTCAATCTTCTATAAATGCTCTATTGAAGGATACCAAGACACACTGATGGTTCATTCCCAACGCCAATTTTACCGTGGCTGCTACATTTATGGAACCGTAGATTTCATATTTGGAAACGCAGCTGTAGTTTTCCAAAACTGTCTCATCCTCCCTCGCCGCCCGCTCAAGGGTCAAGCCAATGTAATAACCGCACAAGGTCGTGCTGATCCATTTCAGAACACAGGGATCTCAATACATAACTCAAGAATCCAACCCGCTCCTGATCTAAAACCGGTGATCCGTACTGTTAAGACGTACATGGGCCGGCCTTGGATGAAGTACTCTCGCACCGTGGTTCTTAAGACGCATTTGGATAGTGCTGTGAGTCCATTGGGTTGGTCACCGTGGACTGAaggttcggttttcggtttagaCACGCTGTTTTATGCTGAATATAAGAATACCGGACCAGGTTCGTCCACTAAGTGGCGTGTTCGTTGGAAAGGGTTTCATGTGTTGAATAGAGATTCTGATGCATCTGCTTTCACTGTTGGAAGATTCATCGCAGGTACCGTATGGCTGCCACAGACAGGCGTACCCTTCACTTCCGGGCTCTAAGGCCGgccattgttttgtttttttttttgtgcttaaattaaaattatataaattttttgacTCCGAATATAATTTCATTATGCTTATTATGAATAAAGTTTTAACTGTGGAGGGAAAAACGGGTACatagtaaagaaaaaaaatacgaaTCAAAAGTATATACTCATACCGAACAGGACGAGACTTTTGTTTTGTCCATCTCTACTTTTAAGCATTGCTTAATAATTGTAGAAATAATGTAGAAGACACAAACTACAATGCTTTAGACACAAAGCAAGCCAATCTGAAGTTATTTCGGATAATGAGAAGTACATAAACAAACAATCAATgaaatcaaagaagaagaaaaaagaagccCAACAGTTTGTATCATACAATTTCACCAATGAGAGATCAGATCTAACAGAAAAATACTGGAACCAAGGCGAGCAGAACCATCACCAAGCTGAAAACTAGATTCCACTTTCCATTTAATATTGATGTTGCAGAGCTATGGATCTGGTCCCTGCAGGAGATAACCAAAGAGAAGAGTGCTTAGGATATTCAGATCATCATCAAAGGTGATATGAGAGGAAATGAGAGGTCAGTGTGCTTACTTCTGCATGCTCTTGAGAGCACCACAGTAAAGAGCATTTCCAGGCTGATCCATTTCTGTGCTACCGTTCTCCTCGGGGTTTATGATTCGCATGTATGTTTCTTGGCCAAGATACCATCTGTCAAGATTCTGAACTCTGATGTTCCAAACTCCGGCATTATCGAGGGAAAGAAGTACTGCAGTCCATGCCCCTGGGTAAACCTGAAGcaaaacattaaaacaaaaacaaaacatgtaAGTAAACCTCCTGACAAAATTTACCATACAGAGAGACAGATTGCAAATGTGAATCAACCTCAACCGTGCTTCTTGATGCTGCATCCCAATTATTATAAGAGCCTTTTTTGTCTTCAGTCCAGTTACCAAAGTCCATCCTGGAACACCAGATTTTAAAAAGTCAAGTCAGAGcaactaaaactgttaaaaaatgtaaataaagaAAGTATGTCATGATTTTCTTACGCAACAACGTAAAACGAGTATCCATCAATATGGAAGCTCTGGACTTTGGTGTCATTGTTCTGGAAGATAATTTGAATAAAGCCTTTGTATGTCGCGTTGATGATAGAACTCTCCAAACGTGGAGGTATATTGTCAGCAGGTCTCTCTGGGAAATCCAGTTTATAAACTCCGTTCACTTTATGCTTATCCGCAAGCCTCATGGGCGTGCTTGGGTTCAGAAATGAAATCCCATTAAGCGTAGCATGAACTGACCCATTGATTTTGGTTGGAGGCATACTCCTCAAGATGTATGTGTCTGTGATGTTTATCTCTCCGTAGTGATATGATCCCTGCGGATTTGGACGAGCACCACTTGCAGTTGTGTTTTGCCTGCACATGAAAAAAAGATCAAGTTTACATGTAAACGTCTAAGTTTAAAATATCCATTTGCTTGAAGGGGTGTTGTAGACATACCTTATGGCTCTTTGTTGGTTCATTACAGACCAAGGTTGAGAAACATCAGTCGCTGGAACTGGAAGAGGACCAGAAGCCTGTCCTTTGGAATTGGAATAATGGAGAACGCCAACACCGGTGACTCTTTGCCACGCTGTTTCATTGACAAACCTTGCACTCGCCACAATGTAGTAGTCACTTGAGGCGTTTTGGTCCATGGTGACCAAGAATGAATAAGACTGTCCCACATGGATATCGAAATCGGTGAAGTTTGTTTGCAAGTTGTAGTGACCCTCAGTTTCAACTAAGAGCATTTTGTGGTTCTGAATCCTGAAGTTCAAGCTTGTCGAGGTACCAACATTGTGAACACGGATCCTGTATGTTTTCCCTGCAACAATGTAACACGGATGAATAAAAAACAACTACTCAAACAAAAGAGAACTCTCAAAGATATTAACCTGGATCAACATCAATGGTTTCATACTGGATTCCATCAGGTACACTGCTAGTGTACTTGTAAGGACCTTTCCCATTGATGAGGACTCCATCAGGCATCCCAAGTTCTTCACCAGAGTCAAGTACACCCCTTAAAGCCTATGAAAGCAACAAAGTTTTCACCGATATAATAAAACCATTGGAACATATAATCAAAAGTGAAAGAACACCACACCAGTAGAGTGGACTTACTGTATGGTTCTGAGTATACCAATCGCCAATCATAAAGCTGATTTCGCCATCAGGCTCGTTGAACGGGATAGGAATACGATCCCGGTTATTGATTATGATTGGTCCAAAACCACCAGAAGCTCTCTGAAGGTTAAGTGAGGGGAAATAGAAAAAACTTCCGATTTGATCTTTCACTTGAAAGCTGTAAGTGAAGTTCCAGTTCGGAGGGATGGGACAGTTTGTGCCAAGAACACCGTCTTGCCACGATTCACCCCGCATCTCGATCCCATTCCTTAACAGAATTGTTCAAGCAAGACACAATGTTAGTAAACTCTGTTGCACTGAATCAGAGAAGAAGAGATAAGAATGTTAATAATGATCACCAGGTGAATAGAAAAGGCTCATCCAAACGATTGAAAACATTAACATCAACATTGTAGTTTGTGGTCACATTAATCACAGGGCCTGGAAATTTCCCATTGATAGCTATAACCTGCAAGGAACAATATCTATTAACACTGTGGAtgtaattacatttttttttttttttttctgaatgacTAAGACGTTCAGGCTCATAGGCTCCTACCATCCCCTAGAGCCAATTACATATTCATCATAAAAATCAACCAACATTCAATGATTGTTGCCTTTGATCGAATATCAAAGATAAAATAGTGATTCTGTAACATAATCTGATACGATAAACTGAAAACGAAGCAAATCATCTTTCCTTATGAAAACGCGTAAGAGGAAGAAATTACAATgaaattaaaagttttttttgtggaaCTAATTTGTCGCAGTAAAATAAATGTGACTGATATGACAAGAGCCATATAGTTTTTAACAAGTTTAATAGTGAAAAGCTGCACTAGAGAGAACGAAAACCCGTATATAATAAGCTAAACGAAACCTGTTGAGGAACGCCGAGAGGAGAAGCAGTGATGTACGAGACTTCAAACACGTAGGAGACGGAAGGATCGCCGGCTAGAGAAAATCCACAGAGAAGAGCCAAGGAAAAGAGGAAAGGGAATGTAGTAAACCGCGAGAAGAAATAAGCAGCCGCCATTTTTATGATGTGGCTTAGGTAAGGAGGATAGGTTTCGCTTATGCTTCGTTGATCTTCTTCCTCTACGAAGAGAACATTAccgagaagaaaaagaagatgaagagtgtGCACTTTGTGAAACTGCTTCTCTGGCAAATgatgattttattttcttctttctgtATTAGTCCATAAACGCGTTTTTAATCTTACTGGTTAACCGGTCCGTATAACTTGTCAATTATTCATATCTTGTCTATATAGAAGTGGTTGTGAAATTGGATAACTTACTCAAAACGTAATGATTCTCTTAGATTTTTGTTTaccttttctttattttttttgattatATACCATATGTGTTACCATCTTGTTAATTGTTGTTGGTTGAGTAAAGCATTCATTTCTTTAACTATGtgatctatctatactattatttaacaaataattttgCTTATCTATCGTGGTTTCTATAATTTTAGGCTATGTTGTTAGTTTTAATAAACAACTAGATCTTGATTCGCACAACCGTTGTGCGGATCttttttaatactaaaatatttcaggttatgcaataaaatatatcaataaattatataatttggtgttatatattatctaattttataataatatttgtgcGGCTAATAATATTGTTACtataaagtttataattttt comes from Brassica rapa cultivar Chiifu-401-42 chromosome A02, CAAS_Brap_v3.01, whole genome shotgun sequence and encodes:
- the LOC103852276 gene encoding probable pectinesterase/pectinesterase inhibitor 59, translated to MKALPFENLLHFFTGYVTIDSIACDPGIEGLHFIAKGLTFRNTAGPAKGQAVALRSSSDLSIFYKCSIEGYQDTLMVHSQRQFYRGCYIYGTVDFIFGNAAVVFQNCLILPRRPLKGQANVITAQGRADPFQNTGISIHNSRIQPAPDLKPVIRTVKTYMGRPWMKYSRTVVLKTHLDSAVSPLGWSPWTEGSVFGLDTLFYAEYKNTGPGSSTKWRVRWKGFHVLNRDSDASAFTVGRFIAGTVWLPQTGVPFTSGL
- the LOC103852143 gene encoding monocopper oxidase-like protein SKS2, producing MAAAYFFSRFTTFPFLFSLALLCGFSLAGDPSVSYVFEVSYITASPLGVPQQVIAINGKFPGPVINVTTNYNVDVNVFNRLDEPFLFTWNGIEMRGESWQDGVLGTNCPIPPNWNFTYSFQVKDQIGSFFYFPSLNLQRASGGFGPIIINNRDRIPIPFNEPDGEISFMIGDWYTQNHTALRGVLDSGEELGMPDGVLINGKGPYKYTSSVPDGIQYETIDVDPGKTYRIRVHNVGTSTSLNFRIQNHKMLLVETEGHYNLQTNFTDFDIHVGQSYSFLVTMDQNASSDYYIVASARFVNETAWQRVTGVGVLHYSNSKGQASGPLPVPATDVSQPWSVMNQQRAIRQNTTASGARPNPQGSYHYGEINITDTYILRSMPPTKINGSVHATLNGISFLNPSTPMRLADKHKVNGVYKLDFPERPADNIPPRLESSIINATYKGFIQIIFQNNDTKVQSFHIDGYSFYVVAMDFGNWTEDKKGSYNNWDAASRSTVEVYPGAWTAVLLSLDNAGVWNIRVQNLDRWYLGQETYMRIINPEENGSTEMDQPGNALYCGALKSMQKDQIHSSATSILNGKWNLVFSLVMVLLALVPVFFC